Genomic DNA from Bemisia tabaci chromosome 2, PGI_BMITA_v3:
atGGTATCCCTAACCTCCAAACTCCAACTGCCCGTCAACGTTGATTGATAAACAACAATCAACTGCCAACAAGCGACACCGATTGGACACCGTATTCTGGCGTACGTATGCCGCGAGTTTTTGAAAGAGGTCAAGCTTTTAGAAGTCAAGCGCTACTTGTGCTACTACATAatagaaagttttttttctggTAAAGTAATCCATTGTAAAGGGAAATGATCTTTCTAGTGATCAAAAACTATCGAAGAGGCTGTTTGCCTGCAAAGCAGAAGTACATAATATGCCTGGTAAGAAACATAACACAGCGACGCGAGTCCCGATTTTAGACCTCACACTTATTAGACTTGTTATACTTAGTTCGGAGAAAGTATGATGTTCCTTTCAAATCTGTGTATGATTATTGATGAGTGAATACTGTGTTTGTGCCATTGGTAGAAAtgacaaaacaaaattttacagtAATTATTCTATACATCGGtctgaatgaaaataatgaaatatacGTAAGTATTAAAGGTGTATCAGCACTTCTTGGCGActgattcttttttctctcgATGGGCCAGTCATACGAGGACGAACATCTGAAATAGCATAGCGCACCAAAaccttcttttctttaaaaaaaaaaaaaaaaaaaatttcagtacaTTACTGCATCTTTCTCACACTTTTCCTCCAATAACTACTTTTTGCTCTTTGAATTAGTATGAGTTTTTTAACTAtgacaataaattttttttcttttaagtacCTTGGACAAGAAGTTTACAAAATTAAACTTTGATGTATACAATCATGGATTACCATGGGTGGTGGTGTTTTGCATGTTGTTATTTTGAGGATTTCCAGAGGTAAAACAAGTATAAGAGAACTAAGTACTAACATCAAAAGCCCTTAGCTTCTCATATGCAAGcaatgtaaaaataattttaaaccgACCTACTTGATATTTTGACCTTGTCAGTAGATAGGATCGTtcgtaattttcataatttgattTACTTGTAATTTGAATCTTTTGTAATAGTTAAGTTTTGCattgatttctgaattttttggatttattaatttcaattactTTTTGAAACAGGTTGTGGCAAAGGACACCAGAGTTTCCTTTAGGTACTTAAGTTAGATATTTTACAGGTTgagttgataattttttctttttttgtttgtttttgtttgtctCTTTTCTACATGGAtaattattataaaatatttgaaaatatatatTGTTGCTAATTGTGGCTTGCAAATTTGTCCTGGGGatcttaaaaatatgagaaaccATTAtgaatcaaaaattgaaaatcaataatttaaaCCCCAAATCAGCTTTTTTGCTGTAGGTACCTACTGGATTATTCAAATTTCCACCTTGGAGGCGTTTTTACCTCACACAATCACATCAACTAAGTAATTTGTTTGTGTACAACATGAAGATACTGCTTTGGAGGTAAAAAATATATGATGAACTTTGAGAGTATAATTAGATTACAACAACTTTGTGAAACAACTTTTATTGCACGTGGTACTTAAAACTAGATGaaattaacaaataaaaaaattgtgtttgaaaaaatgtattaccaTTTATTAACACTTCTGTGCGTTTTGAAAAGATACATACATTTGGACCTAAGATACAATACACTCCATAAATTAGTTCTTGAGCTGACTAGCTCAAAAGGAGAGATTACCTATCAGCTTTggtcaaaatgagaaaaaactgaataaaactgcatttatgtaTCTTGAACACAATATGATAAGAAGTAATTTGAAAGTGACATCCTTAGATAGAAACGtaagatttaaaataaaacaacataTTCAAtggaagatttaaaaaaattaaatttatttcctttaaaaagtaGGGTGGTTTTCAGTGTCTACCATGATCATCTGTCATTTTCTTTGATAAGTTTTAGCTGTTTGAATTACTTCATTTGCAAGTGGATTGATAAAATAAATAGGTaacttttatgttttaaaaataaaaatgttgtaCCTGCTACTGCAAGATATCATGCTACAAACCCTCTCATCAAATAATTTAAGAAACTAATTGTTGCCTTAATCTTTGCACGGTTCTGCAGTTTAAGTAGTAACATAATTTAAACACAGATGCAAACAATATAAAATTTgacttgaaaataaattaaaaacatatGACTAAACAGGAACTAAACTGTACAACATTGAAATGATTATAAACGCATTCCTTCTTGAATGCAAAACTTGTCAAAAATACTTCACGGATAAAatctacatttttaaaaaagtcaaaagttaAAACTTTGGAATTTAGAGGTTTACCATTTGAAGAGAAGCACCTCTAGACAAgtgattttttgttcaaattcagtaatttttctagAAGAACTTAagtgtttattatttttttttaaaattcaaaattgttttcaacAATTTGCCATAGCTGCCGAgacaaatgaataaataataaattatcaAGTCTGGTTTCAAGTGAACAAGTTCCTCTCTTGACATTCAGCAGAAGTCATAAAGACTGTACTTCTAACTGATCGCAGAAACATCAATTGATGGCTGAGCTATGCTCCTATTAATTTGCTGGTGTTCATGCATTTAAATTCAATTTGGCCTTTTTGAAATTATTGCCTCAAGCTGCGATACAAAAACTTAATTATGTACATTTATTTTATACACTTTACAAACAAAAGCAAAAAATCTACCTAAGGCAACCAATGTCCGCAAATGTCTTGCATTCTGGAGAGGATAAAGTTGTGCAAAACCCATTTGAACTTATATTTCTCTCAAAAGAGACTTTCATCTAAAACGTCTTTACTGAAATAATTTGCATTTCATTGTActattttgttgaaattggaGTTCTTATGTAACAAATGGCCATTGTTGACTTaacaaacagaaaaacaaatataatttttaagaaactaaGATATTCAGAGAATACATACATACTGCGGAGAGGTCctgtcaaaaaatgtttttttctgaactttcaTAGTCTTTTACCTCATCATATTTGCAGACATTGTGTGAATTGAAGAAATCTTTGACACCTTCAAGTTGCAAACACTAACTAAAAGAGATCGGCTAAACCTTTCGGTCCGGCAAAACAAGGTACTTCAAGTAGGAACtgagctaaattttttttttacttgactCTGTTTCCCAGTCAAGGAGAGACTTAACATTAAAAGGCTAGAAAATATCACAATTTGCTTATCCACGACTTTCTTGAGTCACTCATTTAGGGCTGCCTGAAGAGCACTCCATCATCTGGTGAGGGTTGCAGAGGAGAGTTCTGTGGCGTAACGATCCATCATTTCAAAAACGACTCCGTTGCTCCATCCAAAACCAATCTGAGACTCATACTCTCCACCTCCACCATTGTCACCTGCCTTTTCCACATTGTACTGGAAAAATAAGATGTACACGATTAGCACCAAGTTgatacttcaaaatttgagtGTCCTTTGAAAGATGTTCAGTGTAATTTCATTCTTAAATCATTTCAATGCACCTCATGGGGACATGATAACAACTGAAAAGTAGGACATGCATGATTTAagacagatttttaaattaatcgagtataatttaattaattaattgattgaGTTTCGAATTAGTACATTTAGCAGACACGAGCCAGCAAAGACAATACTTGAGTTTGTCCATTCGTCTCATTCTAATACACATAGGACAACATTGGTATGTTGAGTCGATTCTACATTTATGTATCAGACCCCAGATACAGATATACCGaccggcgtttttttttttttttttttttgccattagCTCCATTAGTCGCCATATTGTGCCATCAGAGTATGATGTCCCGCGTTATGTTAGACTTAAAAAGAGGTACGGTATCTTTCATGTCACTGTGAGGTCACCATTTTTTTTGATAATCATCTGTTCAATCACTCTCAAGGTTCTGATAGCAGAACGACGATCAGTTGAAGCGCTTTGATCAGCTCATGCTGATTGAAGCGCTCCTGGTGAGCAGAATATGGAAGTTTGAGCAGtaatctcaaattttcaaatttctcaagAGGCTTGGTAATCAGTTCAACATCTTGAATCATAACTCTGATGGCCCTAATATCGCCCACGATGCTGATCGTAGTGAACAAAATGCGACTGTGGTCTTCTCATCAGCATCAAAACCTGGTCATGGGGGAGGATAAGGGATCACAATCTCATCTCTGTGATTATTAAGTAAGAACTAAGTTCTGCgatgaaaaaaggggggaaaagctcagaaaaattttgctCAATATTACAAGAGGGTTTTTCACAGTACAacttaaaaaatcttaaacCTTGGCATTGATTATGAGGGGAATCTGCTAGggaaggagagaaaattttacgcaaaCGAGTTGTTCGCAATCCTAAAAGCTTGGAACGAAAACGGTTGACtaccaaaaattttcttcaatatcaAACGCATTCTGCTTAGAGAATGATAGCGTTTGTTCAATATTtactgcaaagaaaaaaaggaaaaaaggaaaaagaagttATATAACCACATTTGCTGTCTGATGGAAATGACTCTTTGAGGCTACtggtaaaaaattattctaaatcAAAATGTTCCATAACACAGGAGAATTAACTTACTTTTTCATACATAAAACCAGTTTTTTGGAAACCAAGGTAGTTGGAGTGGACCCAGTCTTGTGCTAGCTTCAAGGCGATTGCTTGCGCCTGGGGAACATTGGTGCGGTCAAGGCCTTGAATCAAGAACACTTGAACAGGGGCCCATGCGTTGGGAAAGTCCCATTGCTGTCCTGTCCTTTCCAAAGAAGAAGGTATACctgaaaatgattaaaaaacatGACAGCGTCTTTTAAAAGTTCCTGGAGTTTGATTTTTGTGCCTGACTTGTACTTTCATGCTCATTTTTTTCTGCTCCTTCAATGTAGTTGATAgggcatcttttttttttacttttttaagctGTAGCAAATTTCTTCATTAATATTCTCCCACAAAAAGTAAAGGCTATAGAATGATCTCGAATTTACTCAAGACTAGCAAAGCTCAAAGGcactaaaattttcattgacGGCTTTTGGTATAGTTTTGATAAGTTTAGTAGAGTTAAGAGTAAGTGAGTCAGACAAGATAAGCACCTCTGTATGAAGATGTACCTACCATGATAGTGAACAGTGTAGTCATCCTTGATGATTTTCTCCCGTTTTATGTACTCAATGACTTTGGCTGCCATGAAGTTTTTCGGCTGAGAGTAACTCTCAGTCCATAGTGGGGCAATGTTGGAAGGGAAAAAGTATTTTCGGTGCTGTTTATTTATTAAGTCATAGTCAAACCAGGATCCAATGTTTTCATTCCATAAAacctttaaaagaaaatatgagaAATTCAAACATTGAAACAAGCAGGTACACCGGAGTCGGTAAAAGAAACGCCTGATACGCCATCCAAAGATACGTCACAATTGGGAGATCCccatttgaaaatgttgaaatttttggagactGCTCCCTTCCTTAGACCCCCTTGAGGATTGAGGGGTCGTGACCTCTCCTCCCCTGCCAAAGTTATCCCCTTGATGATTGGGATAATAGTCcaaactggaaaattttaactgaatACGTAAAAAAGTTATTGGTTATCAAGCGTTTCTTTTGCCCATCTCAATAGAAAAAGCTAAAATtatttatctttactctcataCAACAGAGCAGATTGCAAACTTGCTAGGGTGTAACTTGGTCTTTTTTCTGTAGGGATATCAATATTGCAACTGGCAAACAGGAAGCAGCGCTTTTGCGGAGCGCTGCTCATGCCATCAAAACTGTACTACCAAGACCCTTGATCATATTCCTTGtagttcaaataaaaataaccaTATTGTAGCTTTGTCACACATCAGCAACTAAAGAAGATTTTCTACCATAGATCaaatcttttattttctttggggaattgaatttttttggaaagagtgatttggttttcaaaaaatagataTCTAATCTTAGAGTTTAGGATGATTACGGAAGAAGGAATTTATGATAATTTCAGGGTTGAATAACACAAacattttatatttaaaaaggactcggttttaaaaaattgaatcagcaCATACCTCATTTATTGAAGCAAGAAGTTTTTCTGCGATTTCCTTAAAGTACTTTCCTCGGTACTTATCGCCCATCATGTACCACCATTCGCTCAGTAAGACAGCATTCTTGTGGAGAAATGCATTTAAGTCGACAGGTATTATACTAGGCGTGTGAACATCCAGAAGTGTGCCTTGAAACAGAAAATTGTTTCAATAAATTCCCCAGTTTATGATAAATGATTTGATCTTGAGAACTCATTTACAATAAATGAGATGTACTGCttaagaatctagcttaaatttatcaaaatttctgaCTTTCTGATTCAAACTTGCATGTTAGGATCAGTCCAATTCTATTCATGGCGTTTCCTTCTACAAATAAAATACCAAGTAAAAAAACAGTGCTATCACAGGTGTACAAGATGGAGAATTTAGGTTTCAGAGTTAGATAAATTTTATTTGTTCCAAAGCtgaactggaaaaaagtattttttcactCAGTTAATGGAAGTTCAAATGAACGTATCATTACTAAATTAGAGTAAGTACAAAACAAACGAAGAAATCATCCCCGGCATTTCATCATTTGACCTTAAATCTATAAGAGCAAGTTCAAAACTTACCATTGCCTGCACCGTCTTTGATGAACCATCTAGATGAGAAATCCCACCCGCTTTCAGCTGCTGACTTGATACGAGTATACCATCGGGTGCGCTCACTTTCAGATGGAAGGGTTTGAGCAATTTCATAATCCTCTCTATAAgaatataaaatataataatatatctctataataataaaaaaatgaaggctacTTTGTCAACACTTGCAAATTAGCATAATGATGAAAGTTAGAAGACAGAAAACTCACGTTTCTTCTGCAATTTATACAATTTAGGGGGCAATTCTCCGCTTATTTGCTGGATTACTTTATATTCCTACCATTGAGTGACCAATGTCTCATAATTAGATGGTCTGTGATGAGCCGAGGTTGTAGGGCAAGTATTATAACAATCAGAGAGAGAATGAGAGAGTATAACAGAGATTATCATTTACTGATGAGGTATTGATTTTTGCAGGATTACCATCAGTGCACTTAGACGCTAACTTCCAGATCATCAAGATAATGAGGTAGCAATTGAACAATTATGAAAATATTGATGACTCTAAGCCACGTTTTTGGGAAGTAGGAATTCATTATTCATTCTTATGACTGGTTCATTAAGATTTATTGAGATGAATTGCTCACCGATTTTCTTGGATTCTACATGTTGGAGAAAGATGCTGCTGCTGCTGATAAATTTTATTCTCtcactcaaaaatttgaatgaaattaaaatcatttcatccaaaaaataaaatgttttgtgCAGATgaacgactttaaaaaatgtatctcaAGGAATGTATGTACTAGCTTTGAGGCAAACACTTTTCTGAGATTGAGTTGTTAAACTTGCTTTTTAACGAATAATTTTTGAATAGAAAGTGAAAGACCTGAAAAAGTTAGTGTCACTCATTATCactaaaataaatacacggctCGTAAAAATTATGAGCATTATTGCTTAAAACTTCAATGAGTGTacattaaaatttaagatttagTAATTACGGACAAAAAGTGAAATATTCTATGAgcaataaaactgaaaaaaagtagatAAAATATCATAATAGGAACTACATAATTTACCTGTAAGATTCTGGTCTTGGTCCATTTGAGGGAGCATAATATCGGAACATATTGTaagtttttttgtctttgataAATTTTACTTTCCGGTTCGTCTGCCACCATTCAAACTCCTTTGTCAAAGTCTGTGCAGCATAAACATGTAAAAGACTATTAGAGAAAATGGGATTCCGAAGTACTGTAATATATGTATTACTTTGTTGGCGAATCAGTGTAAAAATATAGGGTGCTAATGTTTACTTTTAATACCGTTAGGGGACTACACAAgttgaaattctttaaaaaattatttaaaaacacaaagataaaACACACTCACTTGCACAATTTAATGAACAGATTTAGCAAGAAAAtagaaacaacagaaaaagaTGACTCTGCAAAACCTGGGATATATGAAATCAACTGTAACACTTGCCACAAATGTTACGTGGGCCAAACGAAAAGATCATTGAAAATCAGGGGCCAAGAGCATGTGAGGAATATGAAAAACAGAGAAATCACACGCTCGGCGGTGGCACACCATTTTTGGTCCACAGGACACAATATTAATTTTGAACCCAGGCTCCTCAAGGAAGTAAAGGAGCAAAAACTGTTAGATGTATgggagaatattttcatttacaaaaagcggaacaacaatttcaattttgacgaGTCGGGCGCCACgaatgtgttgttcaaatttatCGACGACAAACATGACAACCCGGCAAATTGGCAGAATGAGCTGCGAGGTAAACAAACACCTTCAGTCGCGGCTGAGGATGGGAGCTAAGCTCCCGAAACGCGTCCCGGTTattattttatacaattttacgcaagtgagtgtgttttatctttgtgtttttaaataattttgctaATGTTTAATCTTGATCAAATTTTCacacatgaaaatgaaaaaatcatgctTATTCAAGAattcaaaacattgaaaatttgatgaacttCAATGAATATGTTTTCTGAGATTTTGCTCAGGGCAAAAAGATGACATATTCTccaatgagggggggggggtcattatGTTCCTAAAATATTCGATGAATATTTACTGTTATCATTGTGCAGAAACTAGGCTCATTGATAACAAGAGAATATTTTAGACACTGGTTCTGTATGAGTGTGTTTTCCTCCTCTGTCTACTAGAAAAATCTTCTGAAGTTGCAAAAAAATAACACCTGGTTCATTAACCACTTGACAAACTAACCATTAAGATGCTATTAGTCGAAGCTTGAAAACTTCTTCAGATTCCTAGGTAGGATgggaaagtaaataaaaattgttttgagcAGAAAAGCACAAtgataagaaaaataagaggGGAAACAACTGAACTGGAGTTcaggaaaatcatgaaaacagTGAACGATAAAATCGAgaatttagaggaaaaagcGGAATGAAAAACACTTGATAGAAATTGATAATGAAATTACGTAGCAAATCTGAATGACGTAGCACACTTAAGTGCCAAGTGATTTATCTACCAAATCCTAGAAGTGCGCAACTAGTGAACATAACAAATAATGTGCAATTATGATAAGAGCAACACTTGTAAGAATCTTGAGTACTTGGAAGGGTCAAATAAATTACGATCAGACAAAATCTACCTTTGTGTACGTATTGTATGTTGTATAACTTTGTAATGCTCTTGCCTTCATCAACTTCAACTTTGTGTTCAGTATTCACCATCACACCaaattaagtttcaaaatttccaggtCAAAAAGGATGGAAAATAAAGTTGGACTGCAACTTCTTTACAGCAAGAAAAAGCTAATACAATCCAAATGAATCAATGAACTCaccttgatattttttttgatGAACTGAAAATCATTGGTAGCTTTGTAATAATTATTCATCATCTGGATTAGCAATGGAGGTTGTGAGCGGTTCAAGTAATAAACTCTGGAGCCATTCGGTATGAAACCTATCTTTTGGACAAGGCTTAGTAGATTTTCAATGATTCCTTTGGCTGTATCGTTCATGTCACTCAAAAGGAGTCCATTGATGATCCAGTATGTGTCCCAATAGTACAGCTCTCGGAACCTGAGGCCATAAATTACTGTGTTTAactttatattaatgatgaaacaaaaaaaaaaaaaacatatctcgACTTAAAGACTTTTAAGAGAGCAAAAtcttttttgatcaattttatcTACCATTCCAAAACGGTTCTTGATACAGGAGGGGAAAAGTCCCGAGATCAAATTTTTGTAGTAATCACTATTGATATCTTTAATTGCAACTGTAAATCAGTGATATATCTACTGATATAAGATATTCTCAATACTGAAACAATTGGTATAAATTATACTTTGTCATTCAGAAGACATTCTATATAAATCTAGTTTgactttaaaaattctcaaaaaagaaCTTATAATTTAAGtacatttaatttgaaaaaaataattttgctcctGAGATATAGCACTCAAAAATAACCTTAAAAGGTAAGAGATcaaaagaaaggaaggagaCAATATGACGGCGTAACTCACCTGCCACCAGGAATGCAAAAGCCGTTTGGAACATATATCAATGAATAACGATCACTGTTTTCATTCACTTCTGGTTTGATCTTTCGGGCTAGAATTTTCCAAACTTGTTGTAGTCCACTCAGGAATTTTTTGTAACCTGTAAATTGAGCAAAAAACTGCCAGTCAGAGTTTATAACAAAATGTGATAGAAAACGATGGAAGAATGAAATGAGGATGTCACAGAGGAAATATTCAGGGCTTTGAAGTCCCAAACTCTGTATATTCCTCCTCCCACACCTTTAGATTAGGTGAGCCTCTTCTACAATTCTTACTTTCATCACAGATTTTGATTTGTCTATGAGCTAATTTCGATTGGTAACCTTATTCAACAAAACGgaaaaaagagtgaaaaaaataaGGCTGAGCTGTTTAAAAACTTCCTGATTATCATACCTTCATCCGAAACTTTGGCCATGAGAGTTGTTTCAGGTTTAAAATCAGGCGGGTCCCACTTTTCGAGTTCATCTCCATCTTCAAAGTGCTCTGAGACAAAATCGACAAGCTCTTCTTTTGAAGGCGGTTTTCCCTCATTCTTAGCCTTTAGTTCTTCATATTTGGACAGAATATagggttcagaaaatttcatccGCTTGTCCACAAAGGTCTTTGAGTCAGGATAGATGTGGGCCAGTTCAACATCATGCAAGAGTTCACTGTCGCAGTAGATTTTGCTGTAAAAGGAAATAGACAATgaggataaaaaaattaccatcAGGTCCATTATTTGTCGTTCACAACCACAAATTAACATTGATCATACATAGGCATGCCCTCACAAAGAACCTAGGCTTTAAATTCTTTCAAGCAATCTATTTAACAATGGATGGTAGCTTCTGTTGACTTCCAACACAAGATTGACAGGGATTAACTGCCACCAAAATGAGGGCTTTAAAATAAGCAGAGTTATTAGGCAAGAAAACTGAAACAATCGAAAGTTCAAAGAGTTCAAAGTTCCCTTTTCTCCTCTTCATGAAAAAATAGTAGGGCGCAGCTCAGaacattaaaaggaaaaaaaataaacatttcttgAGTATTAAATAAATGACTCTTTCTACCCTCTACATAAACTCTCTtccattaaaaaagttattattaAAAGCTAGAAGCAGCAGAAAAACACTTCCTTTTGAAATTGCTTGTTCctctcagaatttttttgatAGTTAATTGGTTGGAATGGTGGTATCAG
This window encodes:
- the LOC109033709 gene encoding trehalase isoform X2 translates to MKFSEPYILSKYEELKAKNEGKPPSKEELVDFVSEHFEDGDELEKWDPPDFKPETTLMAKVSDEGYKKFLSGLQQVWKILARKIKPEVNENSDRYSLIYVPNGFCIPGGRFRELYYWDTYWIINGLLLSDMNDTAKGIIENLLSLVQKIGFIPNGSRVYYLNRSQPPLLIQMMNNYYKATNDFQFIKKNIKTLTKEFEWWQTNRKVKFIKDKKTYNMFRYYAPSNGPRPESYREDYEIAQTLPSESERTRWYTRIKSAAESGWDFSSRWFIKDGAGNGTLLDVHTPSIIPVDLNAFLHKNAVLLSEWWYMMGDKYRGKYFKEIAEKLLASINEVLWNENIGSWFDYDLINKQHRKYFFPSNIAPLWTESYSQPKNFMAAKVIEYIKREKIIKDDYTVHYHGIPSSLERTGQQWDFPNAWAPVQVFLIQGLDRTNVPQAQAIALKLAQDWVHSNYLGFQKTGFMYEKYNVEKAGDNGGGGEYESQIGFGWSNGVVFEMMDRYATELSSATLTR
- the LOC109033709 gene encoding trehalase isoform X1, whose protein sequence is MLWQTFPHLLARSANLLLSDQSKAGHNLHIFQLQLLSDHLFWPRRRVNRNNHYFAAGRRKAALNAVCLSTSLDYNLIDDYNTNYLPSCYSKIYCDSELLHDVELAHIYPDSKTFVDKRMKFSEPYILSKYEELKAKNEGKPPSKEELVDFVSEHFEDGDELEKWDPPDFKPETTLMAKVSDEGYKKFLSGLQQVWKILARKIKPEVNENSDRYSLIYVPNGFCIPGGRFRELYYWDTYWIINGLLLSDMNDTAKGIIENLLSLVQKIGFIPNGSRVYYLNRSQPPLLIQMMNNYYKATNDFQFIKKNIKTLTKEFEWWQTNRKVKFIKDKKTYNMFRYYAPSNGPRPESYREDYEIAQTLPSESERTRWYTRIKSAAESGWDFSSRWFIKDGAGNGTLLDVHTPSIIPVDLNAFLHKNAVLLSEWWYMMGDKYRGKYFKEIAEKLLASINEVLWNENIGSWFDYDLINKQHRKYFFPSNIAPLWTESYSQPKNFMAAKVIEYIKREKIIKDDYTVHYHGIPSSLERTGQQWDFPNAWAPVQVFLIQGLDRTNVPQAQAIALKLAQDWVHSNYLGFQKTGFMYEKYNVEKAGDNGGGGEYESQIGFGWSNGVVFEMMDRYATELSSATLTR